GACATCAGGGAAACTTTGTGGTTATTGGCACTCATTACTTTGACAGTTTGGGTTACATgagtatgtatatttataaaattcattGTTGACACTTAAATtatgtttttggttgtttttgttttgttttgtttttcgaggtaaggtctcactctagcccaggctgacctggaattcaccatggagtcttggggtggcttggaactcacggcaatcctcctacctctgcctcccaaatgctgggattaaaggcatgcactactatgcccgGCTTTGGTtcttttttcactctagcccaggccaacctgaaattcacaatgtagtcacagggtagccttgaattcgcagcaatcctcctacctctgcctcccaagtcctaaggttaaaggtgtgtaccatcacacccagcaaatttgtgtattttgttatatataaataaatattaaactgtTAAGCATACTAAAgtactcaagaaaataaatattctggATTAGAGTGCTGGACAAAGGGACAGAAGTGAAAGTAAAAGCAGGCTCCTCTTTGAGACAGGAAATTCTTCTAGTGGTCATCCAGGATAATAGTTGCCAAGTCACCCCATGATATCCCCAGCTGTTAACAGCCACTCTTGTCACAACTCTGGCACTGCCTACTTCCACCCAATCCAAGCTCCCCAACTGCAGCCAGGTTGCCCAATCTACAAATATTTATTGGTCTATGTGTACTAGAAGATATGAGAGCCCCAAGAAAACTCAGATCACAGGTCCTGTCCTGCTGTGTCTATAAGGAACTTGAACATGGAGTTAAATACTCACAAAATAGATGGTGTTTTCAGAATTCTTATTCCGCCAGGCTCATTGGGAAATACATCTTccaagaaaaaatatatgtgtcCAACTGCAATACCTAGAGTCAAAAGTAAAGGATAAAGGAGAAGATTAAAATTTTAAGTGGACCTATCAACTTTTTTGTTATTCACAATAAATATCAGCATGattattaaaattaatgaatAGTAGTCTTGAAGTTATCACCAGCAAATAATCTTAAAATAGCTATCTATGACGGCCAAATAGGATAAACATGATAGTGACAAAACAAATTAACAGGTAGCATAGTGGAAAAAATAGTGTCAAGACTCTTACCCAGGAGGTCCACAATGATTGAGTTTCCCAACAACAAGGAAAACCCCATGAGCACCCATGGCAGAAAGGGTGCCTGGAAGTTGAGAAGTCCAAAGAAGTTCATGCGGACATACGGGTTCCTCCGACTCCACACATAGACCAGCATTATTGTAAAGGCCTGGCCCAAGAAGACTAAGCTCACAAACAACCCAAAGAGCTTACAGATACTGTTAAGGAAAATATCAACACTGACAGCAAAAAAAGACTGAGCAAGAGAGCTCAGGGTTATATTTTAACCAAAGTTTGGGTTAGAAAGGTTGAAAAGCTACATTTCTACAACAGAAGAAAAGCCTGAAATTAACTATCTAGAGCAGCCAGGCAAAAATTGGTTTGGGAGGTTATATCATCTGGATTGTGGCTactacagggctgaagagatggcaaagcagtccagttttgattcctcagtacccatggaaagccagatacacaaagtggactgtagctactacaaacaaaaatTCTGCTTTCATAAAGTTCTTGCtgttttggaaaatgttaattccTTGATCAACAATTATAGTATAGCTCACTCATTAATAGCGACTTTATGGTAAATAATGCTAACTGGAACAAGACCATCTTGTCACAGGGTACCATGTTCAGGTCTATTTTACTTAATACAATGCTTTTTCTTCTTAAGATGTTCTGTAAGTTATAATAGTGACTAAATATATATTGAACCAACTTAGTTTAAAAGTGAAGTATACCCATCAACAATGACATAGTTGAGATGCTTCTAGTAACCCACCTGGGTTAAAGGTTCCTCTGCCTTGCCCACAGAAGAGCATTCTGTCCAACCTCCAGGCTTGGAGAGCTGCCAAAGTATATTGTAAAATATATGGGAGTGCCCTGAAACCACAATCTGGAGATCTATTTTAATCACTTCAGATTATTTAGTGATTATCTAGTCTATTCTTAAACATTTTCCTGTATTCTACTTGTTAAAGGATACAGTCATTAAGAATCCACCAAAAAGGAACATAAATACAAAGTCTGCTGTCCGACCTCGGAAAGAGCCTTCTTCTAACATTCGACAGTAACGGTATCTTAAGTTCCAagttaagaaaatatattaagcacacaagcatgaagaaaaTGTAAAGCACTTAAAGTGTTCTTGAGCTCCACACTACATGTAAACAGTCAACAAGCTTTCATTTCTGTAAGAATGCTTGAATGGAAATGTCATTACATTTAGGCAAGGTCAAGACTAGCatcatatttttcaaaaactgTCCCTGGCTGGAGAACTAATTCACATACTCATATACATGCTTTCAGTCATATTCAAATCCTTTTGGATTGTAATATTGCCTTTCTCATGCTCAGACACACCTTAATCTGcacatcttttcttttccatGATCCAATTTAAAGGAAATGCTCCTCGTAAGGAAGCCTTATGTAAAAAACTTTTTCCATGGTAGGCAGGTTAAACATACCTCAGTCAACTGCAATGTGATgaaaaacttttattaaaaacttaCCAAAGTGACATGCTATAGAGAAGACCTAAGAATCAATTTTAGGACAGGAGACCTGTCATTCTTCAAGACCCTCtgtccactgcagatgaattaaACTGCAATTCCCCTCTAATCCAGAGGGTAGGGGTAGAAGAATGCCCAGCTCAGTGGCACCAATTTCCATCTGACCAAAGCATAGCTCTTCCAGTCTTTCAACAAACCTGAACATGGCAAGCCCAGAAGATATTATAGCACTCAGTATCTTTTTTTCCCAGTAGAACCAGCAAGTAAAAATTTGAAGTTACCCATTCCTCATGAACTTGTTCTCAAATCTGTGGCAAAATGCCATTATTACTATATTCATTTAGGTTGTGTTTTACCATTCCGTGCCTACTGATGTTATTCCACAGTATGTACAATTAAATCACATCTACCCTCTGTTGATAATTTGTAAGCAACTTATGGGAactaatatcttttttattttttgaagtagggtctcactcaactctctagccaaggctgtacTGGAAtttggtagctcaggctggccctgaactcacacagatcctcccaaatgctgggattaaagatgtgtataaCTACACCCAGATCTAATATTTTTTACAGTTGGAACTTTCCATATAATTCTGTCAAAACATCACTACCTTATTGATATACTCAGCATTTATTCAGAAGTAAGAGCTAAAATGTTATCACATATAAACAGGATTAACAGTTTCAACTTACTGTATATCCTAAGTGAATCTACAGTTTAGATGCTGATTCCACTTAATAAAGGATACAGAAAaatcatattaaataaaaaattgaatccAACTGGgccaaaaaataagaaattggtGATTAACCTCCATATCtgtaagggaaaaaaaattcaagagaaaGATGGATCAATCAAAATATGGTAACAGGAAACAATTCCAAATTAAGACAAAAAAAGACATCCTATGACCATGATGTTTTATCTACTTTAATTACAGTCTGTCTGATCATCCTAGAGCAGGAAAAAAATgcatctcttttttattatttggaaAGAGACTTCCTCACACTCCAATCTAAAAACACCAATGTATTATTTTAGAATTAGAAAATGGGGgaggagagatagttcagtggacccccagaacctacattaaaGGCAAAGTGTGGTGGCACccatatgtaatcccagcacttggaagacaaagACAGGCACATTCCTGggtcttgctggccagctagtctagcctactgggccaaagagagaccttgtctcaaaaagatggatggcaagccgggcatggtggtgcacagctttaatcccagcactggggaggcagaggtaggaggatcaccacgagtttgagggcaccctgaggctatttagtgaattccaggtcagcttgagctgaagtgagaccctacctggggggtgcAGAGGAGGGGTGGATGGCACCTGAAGAATGACAACTGAGGCTGTGctacaaccacacacacatacatacaaagaatTAGATGACGGCCTTTCAGATTTGTGTTAGTATGATCTGATCTCTACACTATCAGAATTGTGCTTATGAGCTGGATCATGAAGATTACCAATGGTGGTGAGTGTACGTGGGTGGTGAATGGACAAAATAAGACTATTCTCTGAGACTCCCAGGGCAGCTAACTGGTCAGTCTACTGTCAAATCACAATAATAACTctagttttgttattgttttgttgtcATTACTGTTTTTGTGTGTAGGTCTGTACTCGTTGGCTTGTAGTTATAGAGgttagaggttgacattgggtgtctgcCTCAATTGGTCTCTATTTCATTTATTgcggtagggtctctcacttgaactcagagctttccACTTTGACTTAACAATCCAGtcgtactggaattacagatgggCTGCCATGCACACCaggtatttatgtgggtgctggggatctcaagacctgtcctcatgcttgtgtagcaaacactttatccaatGAACCATATCCCCATCTTGTTTtctgatagggtcttgctatacagcccaggctagcctcaaactttcctcttatttcagcctcctgaatgctggaattatagccaTAAAACCTTTATTCCAAACCACTTATACTCAAATAGAGGAAAAATGCATCAAaaccatattaaaaataaaagataggctggagagatagttcagtgggtaaagtgctcatTTTGCAAGCGTGAAAACCAGTCTGAtcccctgaacccatgtaaaaatgctgggggTGATAGCATAtgcttgtaattctagcattgaggaggtagagacaagctGACTCCTGGGGCTCAATGGtcggccagtctagcctaattggtaacccccccaaaaaaagtggaTGGAGTCCCCGAAGAGTGACCTTTCTGCTTTCACACCcatgcacccacacccacatgcaagcaagcacacacacagagagagggagggagggagggaggatatgaaATAACAAAGATGAATTCTAAATTCccacccttaaaaatattttttttgaggtgcaTGGTGgcggcgcctttaatcccagcactgggaggcagaggtaggaggatccccgtgagttagagggcagcctgagactacatagggaaatccaggtcagcctgagctagtgagaccctccctcaaaaaccaaagttaaaaaaaaaaaattttttttttttgagatgggatctttcAGCCCAATTTGGCCTAAAactagtgatcttcctaccccagtCTGCCTGtcactgggattagagacatgcagCATCACATTCAGCTTCACCCTTGACAACTGTCATTTGGGATATGATGAAAAACTTAAAATCTTAAGAATTCTCTGATTTTGAAGTCCAACCAGGCTGCAGAATCATTTCTCCACATGAGACACTCAAATActcccaataataataataaaaatcccaaagaattaTTTTCGATAGTTTTGGGCAGAATTTTTGCTACTAAACAATAAAGAAGACATGTAAACATTTATCATGGCTGCCAAAGTACTTACTTGAAagtgtttaaaaattaattcaggaTTGAAGTACAACTGAAAAGGTGTGATCAATTCCAACtgctgaaatagaaatgaaatttcaGCATTTACAAAAGAGCAACAAGTTTAAAAATTTCTAAATCATTTAGCctgaactactttgtgcattttttGTCAGCCAGAGTAAGAGGCTCCCAAGAGATTCGTTAGAATTCATACATTTCTTTGTAGTCTCAATACCTAACAAAAAGCAAGTTTTATGTTGCAATATTTGAGAATGACATAAAGACAGGTGGTGGTATTTAGGTACAGGACAAATAAAAGCAGCTATTTCCACAGACACTCTTACTTTAAGATGCTTCCAGACAATTCTAGATTTCTGTCGGTCTCCCACATTTGGTATCACTGTACCACTGCTACAGCTTTGGGACACATTTCTCGGGTGGGCGGCTCCCGTAGCTCTGACCCACTGTACATCGGGATTTTAGCCCTCACAGAGGAACACTCTCATCTCAGCTCACTAGGTTAGGACCCTTTGGGGTGATCCCGAACCCGAAATTTGGCCCTGGATGTCTTCATCCACCCCTGGGACCAGACCCTGTGGGCGTCTCTGAGGCCCAAACCCCAAGTTTTCTGAAGATTCAATGATATCCGGCCTGAAAAAGGAGAGCCTGGAGTTACGGCTGCTCACCACTGCGGCGGTGGTGAGGACGCAAGCGGTGGTGTAGGCGCGGCTGACGGGTGGGATCTGCAGGTACTCCAGCCGCAGGCTCTGGTACGCCATCTTCCCCACCACCGCCGGACCCCTTCCCCTTCCGCCAGGCTGTGGGGCGGGCTCTGAGTGCTTCTGTCTTCAGCCTTCCCCGCTACTGTCCAATCAGTGACGCGCGACTGGCCAACTACCAATCGCTGGAGCCCCCAGGACCGCTCACCCACCAATCACGAGTTGCATCTTCCCTCCCGTAAGTCCAAACCGTGTTTCTCTGCTCACCAACGAAGAAAGAAAGTACCGTTTCCTCCCGCCAATCCCCGCGGGCCACAGCTAGCTTTTTCCTCCTGGCCTCTTTTCCCTCGCCAATCGTGCTGTCCCCTGCGGCGACCCCCACGGCCTGCCAATCAGAAGCGCGATACCGTCCCGCCTCGGAGTTCGTTCGCTGAGGCGCGTATTGGTCGGAGCGTGGAGGAACCGGGCGTCGCCGCCCAAGTCGGGCAGCTAGCTGGGGTTTGGAAGGAGGTGGTGGGAAGCGCGGGTGCGGTCGCCTCTCTCATCCCCAGCGTCGCCACGGTAGGTGCTCGCCGGGCAGCGGTTTCTCTGAGGAGGAGCGGGACTGGACTGTTACCGCAGGGGCGCCAGAGCGGCCTGACCGAAAATAAGAACCGATAGGTCCCGGCATGCAGCGGGGCCGCAGGGCCCGACGGGAGCTCGGAGCTGGAGGGAAGCCGCTCCCTGTTCAGTGTGGTCCCCTGAAACTCGCCGAGATGGCCTGGAAATCTCATCCTGCCTGCAGAGAGATTCTGCCGAGGTGGTAGATGATATTGATGGGAATGACAGGAGGGACGTGCATTAGAACTGGCCCTTAGGGGATGCTCGTGCTGTGCTTGGCGAGGTGCGGTGGGGGGGG
This is a stretch of genomic DNA from Jaculus jaculus isolate mJacJac1 chromosome 9, mJacJac1.mat.Y.cur, whole genome shotgun sequence. It encodes these proteins:
- the Derl2 gene encoding derlin-2 isoform X1, whose protein sequence is MAYQSLRLEYLQIPPVSRAYTTACVLTTAAVQLELITPFQLYFNPELIFKHFQIWRLITNFLFFGPVGFNFLFNMIFLYRYCRMLEEGSFRGRTADFVFMFLFGGFLMTLFGLFVSLVFLGQAFTIMLVYVWSRRNPYVRMNFFGLLNFQAPFLPWVLMGFSLLLGNSIIVDLLGIAVGHIYFFLEDVFPNEPGGIRILKTPSILRSIFDTPDEDPNYNPLPEERPGGFAWGEGQRLGG
- the Derl2 gene encoding derlin-2 isoform X2, coding for MAYQSLRLEYLQIPPVSRAYTTACVLTTAAVQLELITPFQLYFNPELIFKHFQVLQLDTYIFSWKMYFPMSLAE